From Cannabis sativa cultivar Pink pepper isolate KNU-18-1 chromosome 8, ASM2916894v1, whole genome shotgun sequence, a single genomic window includes:
- the LOC115700090 gene encoding uncharacterized protein LOC115700090 yields MVQQLENNQEEEEEVDNTEMMIINDKRHETIEKGQIYKDKETLISTLCYFAIKKTFQYKVVKSCTKEYNIVCLDTNCKWSLKATKNGNTETFIIRSYEEEHTCAVTIRFGDQRQATSKLIADFVKPKFLNLKTKCSPADIKTEMKDKYGIKMNYMKAWRSKERAQTQLHGNAKESYNLLPRYLYMLQKTNPGTLIDIEKDDDDSFKYAFVALNAAIKGWPNCKPIIVVDGTFLKAAYGGTLLTANTQDAESKIFPLAYCIVDSENDKSWEWFLKKIREAFGVRECQCLISDRHESIIKATRKVFPEITHGYCIFHLLSNLKTKFKKNAKHFRVPFFAAAKAYTEMEFEFHMRELDNLDKRIRPYLEKIGHEKWSRYHSENNRYSTMTSNIAEALNSANLAARETPVTTLMECLRAQMQEWTYNNRKEAQKCTTRLTPSSEKKLIGNYVQSLRLTVSSDYRSHKVKLKQLCLHSFLVVLKLV; encoded by the exons ATGGTACAGCAACTAGAAAACAaccaggaagaagaagaggaagtggacAACACAGAAATGATGATCATCAATGACAAACGACATGAAACAATAGAGAAGGGGCAAATTTACAAGGACAAAGAAACATTGATAAGTACACTATGCTACTTTGCAATCAAGAAGACATTTCAATACAAAGTAGTGAAATCTTGCACAAAAGAATACAACATAGTGTGTTTGGACACAAACTGCAAATGGAGTTTAAAGGCTACAAAAAATGGAAACACAGAAACATTCATAATAAGGAGCTACGAAGAAGAACACACATGTGCAGTTACAATAAGATTTGGAGATCAACGACAAGCTACATCAAAGTTGATAGCAGACTTTGTAAAACCAAAATTCTTGAACCTGAAAACAAAGTGCAGCCCTGCAGACATAAAGACAGAAATGAAAGACAAATACGGAATAAAGATGAATTACATGAAAGCATGGCGTAGTAAAGAGCGAGCACAAACCCAGCTACATGGAAATGCTAAAGAGTCGTACAATCTCTTGCCTAGATACCTGTACATGCTACAGAAAACAAAtccag GAACATTAATAGACATAGAGAAAGATGATGATGACAGTTTCAAATATGCATTTGTTGCATTAAATGCTGCTATAAAAGGTTGGCCAAACTGCAAACCAATCATCGTGGTAGACGGTACATTCCTAAAGGCCGCGTATGGAGGCACGTTGCTCACTGCCAACACACAAGATGCAGAATCTAAAATTTTTCCACTAGCATACTGCATAGTTGATTCTGAGAACGATAAATCGTGGGAGtggttcttaaaaaaaataagagaagcaTTCGGGGTTCGAGAATGTCAATGCCTAATATCAGACAGACATGAAAGCATCATCAAAGCAACTAGGAAAGTGTTCCCTGAAATAACACATGGCTACTGCATCTTCCACCTCTTGTCGAAcctcaaaacaaaattcaagaaaaatgcAAAGCATTTCAGAGTGCCATTCTTTGCAGCTGCAAAAGCTTACACAGAAATGGAGTTTGAATTCCATATGAGGGAGCTAGACAACTTGGATAAGCGCATAAGACCGTACCTGGAGAAAATTGGCCATGAAAAATGGTCAAGGTATCATTCAGAAAACAACAG GTACTCTACCATGACATCAAACATAGCTGAGGCACTGAACTCAGCAAATTTAGCAGCAAGGGAAACACCAGTGACAACATTAATGGAGTGCTTGAGGGCACAAATGCAAGAGTGGACATACAATAATAGAAAGGAGGCACAAAAATGCACAACAAGGCTGACACCATCATCTGAGAAAAAACTCATAGGGAACTATGTACAGTCATTGCGACTAACAGTA
- the LOC133030560 gene encoding uncharacterized protein LOC133030560, protein MIESEGQLKETEPLQILVQSNGHWDDNRNYVDYESSGELISTKCTFEELKRIMMEELQCNHESTQLQLKYQLKEGGQPLHIKDDKSLLFYIKLLTKEVDFTRYPLCVNKTSNTAPPNQTMVWNNMIMESYENNAKTKMKTCGNTETTRQQLPSNNYLADDGMRVKLMHFS, encoded by the exons ATGATTGAATCAGAAGGACAATTGAAG GAAACGGAACCATTACAAATATTGGTGCAGAGCAATGGGCATTGGGATGACAACAGAAACTATGTTGATTATGAATCAAGTGGAGAATTAATTTCGACCAAGTGCACTTTTGAGGAACTAAAGAGAATAATGATGGAAGAACTCCAATGCAACCATGAATCAACACAACTACAACTGAAATATCAACTGAAGGAAGGAGGCCAACCACTACACatcaaggatgacaaaagtctGTTGTTCTACATAAAGCTATTAACGAAGGAGGTTGATTTCACAAGGTACCCATTGTGTGTGAACAAAACCAGTAACACGGCACCACCTAACCAAACAATGGTGTGGAACAATATGATCATGGAATCGTATGAGAACAACGCAAAGACGAAGATGAAGACTTGCGGCAACACGGAAACAACACGGCAACAACTTCCAAGCAACAACTATCTCGCAGACGATGGGATGCGAGTGAAGTTGATGCATTTTTCCTAG
- the LOC115702440 gene encoding uncharacterized protein LOC115702440: protein MASMQTQFSTVFADSYAKEKGSDSSNDDDGGGDEADFDLNESEETDENEEENVMGDDEGEGSEGEEKDDQPDEDSDSKEKNDNGSDDDATDSEEKVDK, encoded by the exons ATGGCTTCAATGCAGACACAGTTTTCTACTGTTTTTGCCGATTCCTATGCCAAg GAAAAAGGCAGTGACTCTTCCAATGATGATGATGGAGGTGGTGATGAAGCAGATTTTGATTTAAATGAATCTGAAGAAACTGATGAAAATGAAGAAGAGAATGTTATGGGTGATGACGAAGGGGAGGGTAGTGAAGGTGAAGAGAAGGATGATCAACCCGATGAAGATTCtgactcaaaagaaaaaaatgataatggCAGTGATGATGATGCCACTGATAGTGAGGAGAAGGTAGATAAGTAG
- the LOC133030561 gene encoding uncharacterized protein LOC133030561, which translates to MEYDSSISSSKDGSGYGVVKYVAGLCPLDDKIGEDVEHKDEIDFDLWLGEGRRSKKDPHDKEKVYLKGKDKIVPPFRFGVEDVATKMWFHKLAYPGQCLTNSHLDIIFYYLRKKGKYAKEPKVKFTTTDCLFFKTIHALYEKFIAQKKNLSLITA; encoded by the exons ATGGAGTATGACTCTTCCATTTCTAGTTCTAAAGATGGTTCTGGTTATGGAGTTGTTAAGTATGTGGCTGGGTTGTGTCCTCTCGATGATAAGATTGGTGAAGATGTAGAACATAAAGACGAGATTGATTTTGACTTGTGGCTTGGTGAAGGACGCCGATCGAAGAAAGAtcc GCATGATAAGGAGAAGGTTTACTTGAAGGGTAAGGATAAGATTGTTCCCCCTTTTCGTTTTGGCGTGGAAGATGTTGCAACCAAGATGTGGTTCCACAAGCTTGCATATCCTGGCCAATGTTTGACTAATTCT cATCTGGACATCATTTTTTACTATCTACGTAAAAAAGGAAAGTATGCAAAGGAGCCAAAGGTTAAGTTCACAACCACCGATTGCTTATTCTTCAAAACCATTCatgctttgtatgaaaaatttattgcacagaaaaaaaatctttctttgataacCGCCTAA
- the LOC133030267 gene encoding uncharacterized protein LOC133030267, producing MLCGSPWHLCDHVFFIIHMETESHWILGRLNIEERRVYMYNSLSTAMKDSAAIKACQPFAVLLPHFFALFDEFKKENKPICLDPFEVVKVDGLPQQTSNDCGCFVASFAEYFIDMKPIPPIFDVEKHRDRLAVLFYKYARMKEVEFIDSEDEAPPKGPKKNLS from the exons ATGTTATGTGGTTCCCCTTGGCATTTGTGCGATCATGTTTTCTTTATCATCCATATGGAGACTGAATCACATTGGATTCTTGGTCGATTGAATATTGAGGAAAGGCGTGTGTACATGTACAACTCCTTGTCGACTGCTATGAAAGATAGTGCTGCTATCAAAGCTTGTCAGCCATTTGCGGTGTTGTTGCCCCACTTTTTTGCTTTGTTTGATGAGttcaaaaaggaaaacaaaCCGATTTGTTTAGACCCTTTCGAAGTTGTTAAGGTTGATGGTTTGCCTCAACAAACCTCTAA tgACTGTGGTTGTTTCGTTGCATCGTTCGCCGAATACTTTATTGATATGAAACCGATTCCTCCCATATTTGATGTTGAGAAACACCGTGATAGGCTTGCTGTGTTGTTCTATAAGTATGCTCGCATGAAAGAAGTGGAATTTATTGATAGTGAAGATGAGGCTCCTCCAAAGGGTCCAAAGAAGAATTTGTCTTAG
- the LOC133030266 gene encoding uncharacterized protein LOC133030266, translating into MEFEFHMRELDNLDKRIRPYLEKIGHEKWSRYHSENNRYSTMTSNIAEALNSANLAARETPVTTLMECLRAQMQEWTYNNRKEAQKCTTRLTPSSEKKLIGNYVQSLRLTVKPANQNLFEVIDEDRTRIVNLKEKTCTCNRFQKDEMPCNHAVAVMKDLNINTYNYCAQYYTSKAWLQTYEETVYPVGNVREWELPDFFEEIIVLPPKERIKSGRPRKRRMAAAWETKKQNKCGKCGQKGHNKKTQEELQHRSRNNYTSTKKQLY; encoded by the exons ATGGAGTTTGAATTCCATATGAGGGAGCTAGACAACTTGGATAAGCGCATAAGACCGTACCTGGAGAAAATTGGCCATGAAAAATGGTCAAGGTATCATTCAGAAAACAACAG GTACTCTACCATGACATCAAACATAGCTGAGGCACTGAACTCAGCAAATTTAGCAGCAAGGGAAACACCAGTGACAACATTAATGGAGTGCTTGAGGGCACAAATGCAAGAGTGGACATACAATAATAGAAAGGAGGCACAAAAATGCACAACAAGGCTGACACCATCATCTGAGAAAAAACTCATAGGGAACTATGTACAGTCATTGCGACTAACA GTGAAACCAGCAAACCAGAACCTGTTTGAGGTGATAGATGAAGACAGAACAAGAATAGTAAACTTGAAGGAGAAGACGTGCACATGCAATAGATTTCAAAAAGATGAAATGCCATGTAACCATGCAGTCGCCGTCATGAAGGACTTgaacataaacacatacaactaCTGTGCACAATACTACACATCAAAAGCATGGCTGCAAACATATGAAGAAACAGTATACCCAGTTGGAAACGTAAGAGAATGGGAACTTCCagatttttttgaagaaatcaTAGTGTTGCCTCCAAAGGAGAGAATCAAGTCTGGAAGGCCGAGGAAAAGAAGAATGGCAGCAGCTTGGgaaacaaagaaacaaaacaagTGTGGCAAGTGTGGACAAAAGGGACATAACAAAAAGACACAAGAAGAATTACAGCATAGAAGTCGAAACAACTACACATCAACCAAAAAGCAACTATattaa
- the LOC115700561 gene encoding uncharacterized protein LOC115700561, with protein sequence MAAGENQAMEPSAKGPMRRNIGKKKGFKGRNRPNRGLPGGVGDLRKPKKIDVKMKKLFRKRARDYNSDGEEDEEEENDDVENERKLQKVEELSGGGHSSEEDKDEEDEDGNLKERREDFDDGLSDGEEETVGIQPGITKFTEGCRAFKMAFKSIINRVIQDDGLGPVLSSQKKLVAEKLAEEDAERKVKKDVRREKHLMGEKGHVIPANYLDAHEKFLIGVATKGVVKLFNAVNKAQHAQKGLDPSRSKDAKELRKRRKDAFFSELGKTPLTAKAQTSTGQGDGDAPGWAPLRDNYMLTNSKLKGWDKMPDNDATDDIGRMSEDSSSDGDD encoded by the exons ATGGCTGCCGGAGAGAACCAAGCGATGGAGCCTTCGGCAAAGGGTCCCATGAGGAGGAATATAGGGAAGAAGAAAGGTTTCAAGGGTAGGAATAGACCGAACAGGGGCTTACCCGGGGGAGTCGGAGACTTGAGAAAGCCTAAGAAGATAGATGTCAAGATGAAGAAGCTGTTTCGTAAGCGAGCTAGGGATTACAATTCGGATGGGGAAGAAGATGAGGAAGAAGAAAATGATGATGTTGAAAACGAGAGGAAATTACAGAAAGTCGAGGAGTTGAGTGGTGGTGGGCATTCATCTGAGGAAGATaaggatgaagaagatgaagatggGAATCTGAAAGAGCGCCGTGAAGATTTCGATGATGGGTTATCCGACGGCGAGGAAGAAACTGTTGGTATTCAGCCTGGAATCACCAAGTTTACAGAGGGTTGTAGAGCGTTTAAAATGgctttcaagagtattattaaCAGGGTTATTCAAGACGATGGTTTG GGTCCGGTTCTATCATCTCAGAAGAAGCTTGTTGCAGAAAAACTGGCTGAAGAAGACGCTGAGAGGAAGGTGAAGAAGGACGTCAGGAGGGAAAAGCACTTG ATGGGAGAAAAGGGACATGTAATACCAGCAAATTATTTGGATGCACATGAAAAGTTTTTAATTGGTGTTGCTACAAAAGGAG TGGTCAAGTTGTTTAACGCT GTTAACAAGGCTCAACATGCTCAAAAAGGATTGGATCCTTCGAGGTCTAAGGATGCTAAAG AGCTAAGGAAACGAAGGAAAGATGCCTTCTTTTCAGAATTAGGCAAAACTCCATTAACTGCTAAG GCTCAGACATCAACTGGTCAAGGGGACGGTGATGCGCCTGGTTGGGCTCCTTTACGTGATAATTATATGCTAACGAATTCCAAGTTGAAGGGTTGGGATAAGATGCCG GATAACGATGCAACAGACGACATTGGGAGAATGTCAGAAGATAGTAGTTCAGACGGTGATGACTAA